The region AGCTGATGACCGGCGGGCGCATCAAGGGCACACCGCACCGGGTGGTCGGTGTCGGACAGGATCGTTGCTCGATGGGCTTTTTCCTGGAGCCCGACTTCGGCGCCGTGATCGGACGCGACGATGATGGAAACCCGATCACCTATGCCGACCACATGAAGGACGATTTCGCCGATCTCGAGGTCTATGCCGATGTCATGGGCGACGCGGTCGCGGCCTGACCGGACATCGTCCAGAAGGCTCTTGACCCGGGTGCACTTCGTTCGCACATTTTGCCTGCCGGCTAATAACACGGCGTTTCGCAAACAAGGGCTATCTTTCGCCACCCAAGGGGATCGGCGGATTGTGGCGCTTGCGCCGGGTCCGCCCTCCCCGACGACGGAGGAACGGACATGCAAGCGCACTTTGAGAACGTCACCACCATTGATATCGCCGCGTTGTTCGACGACACCTCGGCCGTTCGACCCGCGATTGCAGTCGAGGTCGCGCGGGCCCTTGCCGAGCATGGCGCGTTTCTCGCTACGGGCTTTCCCGGCGGCGACGACATCGACAGGCGTATGGAGAAACTGCTCGCCTTCTTCACCCTGAATCGCGCCGGCAAGATGAGCTGTGCCACGCGGCGCGACGATCCCGCCAGTCCCAATGTCAACCGCGGCTACATCGCGCCGCCCGAGGACAAAGGCTGGGCCTACAACGAGTTCTTCGACATCGGCCCCGACCCTGTGCCGTCGGTGCCGTCCGGCCTGCCTGCACGCGAGCTGCTCGAAGAGCCGACCCGCTGGCCGACGACAGAGCCCTATTCCGGTTGGGTCACCGAGTCGCGCGCGCTGTTCAACGATATGGTCGGCCTGTGCCGTGGTGTGCTGGGTGGCATGATGGAAGGTCTCGGTCTCGATCCTTCGCCGGCGTTGGCGCTGTGCGAAGGCAACAACGCCACCCTGCGGCTGCTGAACTATCCGGAAGTACCCGACCATTTCGTGGCCGGCGAGGGCGAGGTCGTGCCTGAGCAGTTCGACGAACTGGGTCGTCGTATCCTGACCCAGCGCCATCTCGACATGAACCTTGCCTCGCTGCTGTGGCAGGACCCCGTGGGCGGGCTGCAGATGCAGGCGCCCGACGGCATCTGGCGCGAGGTACCTGTCGATCAGGGCGGTATCTCGGTGCACAACGGCGTCATGATCGACCGCCTGACCGGTGGTCGGGTGCCGGGCACACCACACCGCGTGGCCGGACCCACGGGCAACCGCCGCTCGGTCGGCATGTTCCACGAGCCCGATTTCTCGGCCCTGATGGACTCCGAAGAAAGCCGCCCGCCCGAGGTCTATGCCCGTCAGCTGCTGCGCCGCTACAAGGCCTACCCCGACATGGCCCCCTTCATCCCCGACGAGATGGCTGCATGACGATGACGTACCATGACACCACAATCCTCGACATCGCCCCGCTCTTCTCGAGCGGCGGCACCGCCTCGCTCGACCGGCAGATCGCCGAGGTGCTCGAAACCGAAGCGAGCTTCGTCGCCACGGGGTTCCCCGGCTGCGAGGGGCACGACAAGCGCGTCTCCGATGTTCTGCGCTTCTTCGACATGCCGCTCAAGGCGAAGATGACCTGCACTGTCCAGCAGCACCACGCGGCCCACAGCAACATCTATCGCGGCTGTCTGCTATCGTTGTTCCGCGACAGCAGGGCCATCGGCGTCGTTGCGATGGCGGCCGAAGCCGCCTGAGGCCGTGGCCGCGATGAGTCTGGACGATGTCCTCCGCGACCTGAACGCGCTGCCCCGGAAGGCCGACGGCACCGTCTACGTGTCCGCGTTCAAGCCGCTTGCGCGGCGCCATCGCAACGACCATGCGCTCGCCTTGGCCCTGTGGGACACCGGCACGGATGTTGCGCGCCAGCTCGCCGTCCGCATCGCCGATCCCAGCCTGGCCGATGACCGCCTGCTTGAGACCTGGGTTAACGACCTGGACGAATGGAGTCTGACGGATGCCTTCACGGCCCATGTCGTCAGGCCGTCGGCACTGGCGATCGAGAAATCCCATGCCTGGGCGCAGGCCGAACCGACCTTCGTGCGCCGGGCCGGGTTCGCGACCGTGGCGCAGTTGGCTTGGCTGCGGACAAGCGCGACCGAGGACATGGTTTTCCTCGCCTTTCTTCCCCGGATCGAAGCCGCCGCCACCGATGAGCGCTTCTATGTGAAGAAGGCCGTCAACTGGGCGTTGCGCGACATCGCCAAACGCAACGATGCGCTGTGTGAGCACGCCACGGCGCTTGCCATGTGCCTTATGGCCTCCGACGACACGACCGCCCGCTGGGTCGGGCGGCACCGCTGCAAGGAGTTCCTCGTCGATCCCGCTTAGAAGAAGACGAACGAGACCGAGATTGTCGATAGCCTGCCGCAGATCGGGACGCCGAAGGTCGACCGCATCTGTCTGGCCGAACGCGACAACCAGGCTCTCGACCGCCGAAAGGCCGAAGACGCTGATGATTCCGATGCGCCTGACGGCTTACCCAACGATCTCAGCCGTCACATTGCCGCTGCGCCGTGCAAGGTGTTGGAGCGCGACGCGGCCTCGCCGCAAGCCCCTACATCGACGTAGGTGGCGATTTGCTGTCCGCACCGGTCTCTGCAATCCACATCGAGAAGGTGTTCGGTATGGTGCTCGATCCCGCCGATCTGCTCGACGACATTCCATTGGCCGAGATCGTTGAGGCGATCGCCGAGTCGGCACGATCCGGCCCATGACGATCAAGCTTGGTCTTTTCCCGCAGCTTTTCGTTGATTGTACACTCATTCAACAACCTGTCCCGCAGGAGGTGCGGCGATGAACGAGATCCGCACGATTGACACGGAAAAACCCCTTTGCCGCCGTCGATGATTTGGTACGCCAAGGCATGGAGGCGCCGGTTGCCGATGCCAGGGGCCTGCCCAATGAAGCCTTCACCGATCCCGTGTTCCTGGAGCTCGAACGCAAGCACCTGTTTGCACGAAGCTGGGTCTTCGCCTGCCCGCAGAGCGACGTTCCGAATCCGGGCGACGTGAAATGTCTCGAGGTTGCGGGGCGTCATCTCTTCATGACCCGCGACCGCAAGGGTGCCGTCAGGATTTTCTTCAACGTCTGCTCCCATCGCGGCGCCAGGCTTGTGATCGAGGACCAGACGAAAGCCACCGTCCTGACCTGCCCTACCACGATTGGTCCTTCGGGCTGGACGGCACGCTGCGCGGACGGCCGCACTATCACGCCCCGCTGGAGCATGACACCGTCGGCAGCAAAGCTGATCGCGACTGCCTCTTCGAGGTGCGCCCGGCAATCTGGCACGGCTGGGTCTTCGTCAACATCGACGGTCAGGCGCAACCGTTCGAGGACTACATGGCGCCCGCCATGAAGGCCTATGTGGACTGGGACCTTGGCGCGCTCAAGCTGGTGCACTACCAGCCCTTCGACTTCCACGCGGCTTGGAAGCTCGTGATCGAGACCTTCTGCGACACCTACCACGTCTTTATGGTGGCATCCCGATCTTCATGCCGCGCAGACGCCGGCCGACTGTTTCACGATGCGGCCCGATAGTGCGCACATGTTCAACCACATCGTCATCGGCGCCGAAGGCGGTGGTCTGACGCCGGTTGAGGAACAACTTCTACCGGATATCCCGGGCGTCTCCGCCGATCAGGAGTCGCTCTCACCCTTCTGCAACATCTTCCCCAACGTCACGATGGCGCTGTTCCGTTCGGCCGTGACCTTACTTCCAATACGAGCCGGTCGCCGTCGACAAGACCATCATGCGTGTCTGGTTCTACGTTGCGCCCGAAACCGCCGAGGACGAGGCCTACGCGCTGGGCCGCGAGGAGCTCTATGCCAATTGGGTACAGCTCAACGCCGACGGTGCCGGGATCTGCCACCGTCTGCAGGAAGGCCCCAGCTGTGACGCCTACGACGGCGGCAGCTTCGTTCCCTACTGGGACGAGGGCAGGCTGCACTTTCACCGCCAGATCGCGGATGCGCTGCGCGGGGAAGGGTTGTTTGTGCGGTGAGACTGTTGCCGGGCTCGTGAGCCTTCAAAACGCGGTGACGGTACGCGCCTGGGAAAACAAACAAAAAAGGCCGCCCCGGACATCCGGGGACGGCTTTGGATTTCAGATCTTCGCGACATCAGAGAAGCGTATCGATCACCCGATCCGGCGGTTTGTGCCCGTCGGCGTAGGTCTTGATGTTGATGATGACCTTTTCGCCCATGTCGAGGCGGCCCTCGATCGTGGCCGAGCCCATGTGGGGCAGGAGCACGACGTTCTGAAGCGCCAGCAGCTTGGGGTTCACGGCGGGCTCATGTTCGAAGACGTCGAGGCCGGCGCCGGCGATCTCGTTGTCCCGGAGCATCCGTGTCAGCGCCGCCTCGTCGATGACCTCGCCGCGTGAGGTGTTCACGACCATCGCGTTTTTCTTCAGAAGCTTCAGGCGGCGGGCCGAGAGCAGGTGGAAGGTGGCGGGCGTGTGCGGGCAGTTGACCGAGATGATGTCCATGCGGGCGAGCATCTGGTCGAGGCTCTCCCAGTAGGTCGCCTCAAGCTCCTGCTCGGTGTCGTCGGGCAGCTGCCGGCGGTTGTGGTAGTGGATCGAGAGGCCGAAGCCACGCGCCCGGCGCGCCACGGCTGAGCCGATTCGGCCCATACCGATTATGCCGAGCCGTTTGCCCCAGAGACGATGGCCCAGCATGTGGGTCGGGCTCCAGCCCGACCAGTCGCCTGAACGGATCAGGCGCTCGCCTTGGCTGACCCGGCGGATCACGTCGAGGATCAGCGCCATGGTCATGTCGGCGGTGTCCTCGGTCAGGACGCCCGGCGTGTTGGTCACGGTGATGCCGCGCTCGCGGGCCGCGGCGAGATCGATATGGTCGACGCCGGTACCGAAGTTCGCGACCAGTCGGAGATTCTCGCCAGCCTGGGCCAGAATACCCTTATCGATGCGGTCGGTCAGGGTGGGGACCAGGACGTCAGCTGTCTTGACTGCTTCGACCAGTTCGTCCCGACCCATCGGGTGATCATCGTCGTTGAGCCGGGTATCGAATAGCTCCATCATTCGTGTTTCAATGACGTCGGGCAGCTTTCTGGTTACAATGACAGTGGATTTTTTGGCTTGGGCCATGCGTTTGCTGATTGCCTTGCTGCGAGGGAGGCCCGGGAGCTTCGGGCGCAGGGTCTTTAGCAAACACGATCACACGAAACAACGCAACGCGGCCTCCTTCCGGATGCATGGCACGATTGCGCTTTTTCTCGTCGTGCTGATCGGGTGCGAAGCGGCCCAGGACCCGCTGCCTCTGCCCCGATTCGTGTCGCTCAAGGAAGACAAGGTCTTCATGCGCGCGGGCCCCGGCACGACCTACCCGATCAACTGGGTCTTCGTGCGCGAAGGCATGCCGATCGAGATCCTCCGTGAATATGAGGAATGGCGTTACGTGCGCGACCACGATGGCGTCGAAGGCTGGATGCACCGGATTATGCTGTCAGGCTCGCGCTCGGTGATCGTTGCGAGCCAGGTGGTGGCGACTGCCTACGACACGCCGAGGCGCGACGGCGCGCCGGTGTTCCGCGCGGACCCCGGGGTCCAGGGGGGGCTGATCTCGTGTGACGGCTCATGGTGCCGGATCGAGATCGGCGACGTGAAGGGCTGGATGCTGATGGACGATCTCTGGGGTGTCTACCCGGAGGACGGGCAGGGCTGATGGGGTTCACTCCCGGGGAGCGTCGGCTTGTCCCCGATCATGTCGGACGCCTTCTCGGCCATCATGATGACGGGAGTGTTCAGATTGGCCGAGACGATCGAGGGGATGATCGACGCGTCAACCACGCGCAGGCCTGTGACGCCATGAACACGGTAGGCCGGATCAATCACCGCATCGGGACTCTGACACATGCGGCAGGCACCCGCGGGGTGATAGCCGCTCTCGGCATATCGCTGGACCCAAGCGTCGACCTCGGCGTCCGTCCTGACATCGGGGCCCGGGGTCAGCTCGCGCCCGCGAACTGGTGTATGTGGGGGGCGGGAAGTCTTTGGGAATCGTGACTATGCGTGATGAGGCGTGACTATGCGTGATGGATCAAGGGGTTAGGGGTGGATTCGGGGTTGCTGAAAAGTCTTTCAGAATCGTCCGTTGAAACGGCCTTGCAGGGTCGTTTTCCGGGCGTTTTCTAGGGTCTGGAACGCCGGGATTTTCCGGGCGTTTTGGGGGGTCGCGAGATGGCGTCGAAACAGAGGCCGTCGGGGTGCGCCGGGCGGCGGTCGCTCGGAGCGGGTTCAGGCGAGGCAGAACCTGACGATCGGGCCTTCGACGGTGCGTCGTCCGGTTCCGTCTGGTCCGCTTTCGTCTGTCAGGGTGTATTCGGCGTTGGGGGGCGGGTGGCCGATCTTGTCGCCGTTCTTGTCG is a window of Rhodospirillales bacterium DNA encoding:
- a CDS encoding isopenicillin N synthase family oxygenase; the protein is MQAHFENVTTIDIAALFDDTSAVRPAIAVEVARALAEHGAFLATGFPGGDDIDRRMEKLLAFFTLNRAGKMSCATRRDDPASPNVNRGYIAPPEDKGWAYNEFFDIGPDPVPSVPSGLPARELLEEPTRWPTTEPYSGWVTESRALFNDMVGLCRGVLGGMMEGLGLDPSPALALCEGNNATLRLLNYPEVPDHFVAGEGEVVPEQFDELGRRILTQRHLDMNLASLLWQDPVGGLQMQAPDGIWREVPVDQGGISVHNGVMIDRLTGGRVPGTPHRVAGPTGNRRSVGMFHEPDFSALMDSEESRPPEVYARQLLRRYKAYPDMAPFIPDEMAA
- a CDS encoding DNA alkylation repair protein, yielding MSLDDVLRDLNALPRKADGTVYVSAFKPLARRHRNDHALALALWDTGTDVARQLAVRIADPSLADDRLLETWVNDLDEWSLTDAFTAHVVRPSALAIEKSHAWAQAEPTFVRRAGFATVAQLAWLRTSATEDMVFLAFLPRIEAAATDERFYVKKAVNWALRDIAKRNDALCEHATALAMCLMASDDTTARWVGRHRCKEFLVDPA
- a CDS encoding Rieske 2Fe-2S domain-containing protein, coding for MEAPVADARGLPNEAFTDPVFLELERKHLFARSWVFACPQSDVPNPGDVKCLEVAGRHLFMTRDRKGAVRIFFNVCSHRGARLVIEDQTKATVLTCPTTIGPSGWTARCADGRTITPRWSMTPSAAKLIATASSRCARQSGTAGSSSTSTVRRNRSRTTWRPP
- a CDS encoding D-glycerate dehydrogenase — encoded protein: MAQAKKSTVIVTRKLPDVIETRMMELFDTRLNDDDHPMGRDELVEAVKTADVLVPTLTDRIDKGILAQAGENLRLVANFGTGVDHIDLAAARERGITVTNTPGVLTEDTADMTMALILDVIRRVSQGERLIRSGDWSGWSPTHMLGHRLWGKRLGIIGMGRIGSAVARRARGFGLSIHYHNRRQLPDDTEQELEATYWESLDQMLARMDIISVNCPHTPATFHLLSARRLKLLKKNAMVVNTSRGEVIDEAALTRMLRDNEIAGAGLDVFEHEPAVNPKLLALQNVVLLPHMGSATIEGRLDMGEKVIINIKTYADGHKPPDRVIDTLL